catttaaaatgacCCTGAGCAATAATCTGTGTAAACATTTCTACATTCGCTGCACaccaaacagaaaagattcagTTCTTCCTGTTCCACATTCTCCAAGCTGGTTGCTTTGGCTCTCTGGATGACACAGTTGATGCAGCCTTCCTTGAAGCCTCAGACACCGTATCTTGTCGTCTCCACAGCAACCTCTCCTGGCAAGACACTTGGGATCCCGGACATAGCACCCAATTGTTACTGGCACCAGATCTAGGGGAATCTGAGCCAGCAGCAAGCAGAAGAACGCTGCAGCCAATGAATGGGGCAGGTGGGCGGGCGGGCGGGTTGGTTtccaaacttccagaaaactgtaaaacagctgaaacactgacttcttttaaatctctactaaaaacccacctgtttgaaatgtaatcaattacaattttattgatggaacttgacttaatgctgtgttttgattgttgattctatattgctttgtgtttctgtgtttgtaatggtgtaaagcactttgaaatgccttgctgctgaaatgtgctatacaaataaaatttgattgattgattgattgataggtaggtaggtaggtaggtaggtaggtaggtaggtaggtagggtAACAGGTTACaagtttcattttatattttgtttagccTTTTGTTGATGTTAAATAATTCTCAGTCCCatctgctttcattttctgtcacaTGAATATGCAAATTTCAAGATTTACAATGCATCactgttacaaaaacatttttatttttttcatctttaaaaatatgttacgATTGAAACAGATAAATTACCAATTACACTGTAAATGTCTGTACATggcagtttaaaataaaccaggtttatgtttattcagtatACCAAGAGGAAATGTGCCGTGTCTTGGGTGTGGCAAAGATTACAGTTAAATTTGAAACTTGAATGTTATGATTTAAAATAGTATAAAATGCTTGTGGTAATTTGTGGTTTTGTAaaagaattgttttattatcaGAGTACGGATTGTGAAACAAAAGAATacagaagaaaatacatttacaaatgttCACCTTTTTTAACCTAAGTTTTTCTTCACATTGATGTGAATAAATTACTTAAACTCTTGGAAATACAAgtttcattcatgtttgtgtCAAAAGTCATAAAAGCTTTTCTTACCTTGTTTCCGTTTTACTGGTTTAGTGAATCTTTGTTGTCACAGCAATACGTGTATCGATTTCCTTTTAGACTGAAACCCCCCAAAGagattcttgtttttaatgtctCTTGTCCTAACAAACTCCTCCTGCAGTCTCTCATTGGCTGAAAAACTCTGCttgtgaaaaaaagaggagatCAATAGTGAAAGAAAGATTGTTCTGTTCCTTAAAACCATGTGAATGAAAAGAAATCGAATGTTTCTATATAGACACATTCTGCTGGCTGGCTGAAACAGTGGcagaataaaagcataaaatggGCATTACAATGTAGAAGGGGAAAGTGGTTTTGTGTCAGagtgataagaaaataaagttattttattctgaCACAAGtatacagatttgtttttcacctttttttacttttttggggATAAGTAGGGGCAAAACTGATAGTCTAAGAGTTTTTTAAAGTGTGACTCAAGGAATTCGATTTTGTCTTATTATTAGGAATTTTAAGAGTGTAACTGCTGTTTGAATTTGTGgtagactgaaaaaaaatctacaattcCAAAACTCctataggattttttttctgcaacatcAACTTCTCAGTTAAAAGGCACAAATAGTTTTGCACCAAATGTACCTTCATACCACAGATtcctctgctgtgtttgtgcaCGCTCACTGTACATGTTTGAACATATTCACAAGTCTGCCTCTGATTTGCTTACGACTATTACCTTTTCCTTTTTAGCCAGTCAGTAGCACAAATAACATGGAAGTAGAGATTATTTTCTCTCTAAACTCCTGGGCCCACCCTGTTTCAGAAAGCAGGATAAGTGAAAGTTCTTATCCTTTCACTTATAAGAAAGGATAAGTACTTTCTTATAAGTGAAGAAAGTTCACTTGTATGTGCACATCCTGggttttcagtttcagaaagCCAGATATCTGTTATCTTGAGTAACTTGTTGAATTGAACCAACTCTGGTTGGTAGTACAATTGTTTTGGAAAATTCTGAGTTTGTTCTATCGATTTGCTGAGACCTGGGACAGAAATGGAGTATTATTTTCTGGGGCTGCCTGTACATGTTAGGTGTTATAAATATaatgttagaaaacaaataCTCTGCAGAAATCTCTATCAGAAGAGGGTGATCAGACTGCGATTAAATGTTTGATCATAACGTGCTACACCATATTCTGTAACCACTGCATATTGTGACTGTAGGAGGAGCTGTTGCAGTTTTATACCACTTTACCACATAGGCATAATAAAGACTAGAATAAGTTACTGAACTATTGCAGATTTCTGAAACTGTTCTTATacctttaataaaattttacttttttgcttAAGATGAAGGAGAGAGCTAACAGAAATAGtttgactgaaatatttagtaATTTGCTATAAGAAATGGTTACAGaaaaatacactgcctggccaaaaaaaaagtcgccaccaaaaaatggtcacactctctaatattttgttggaccgcctttagctttgattacagcccgcattcgctgtggcattgtttcaataagcttctgcagtgtcacaagatttatttccatccagtgttgcattagtctttcaccaagatcttatattgatgatgggagagtctgaccactgcacaaagccttctccagcacatcccaaagattctcaatggggttaaggttaggtacaagcctcctatcggataagtactgcataggcgattatctttcagctggcaacaagttatttaaccccagctgatgcaatgagtaactcctcatttcttaaacaaccatggcaaaagacacatcctgtggtcgtggaaaagacgttagtctgtttaagaagggtcaaatcattggcatgcatcaagcaaagaaaacatctaaggagattgcagaaactactagaattgggttaagaactgtccaacgcatcattaaaaactggaaggatggtggggaaccatcgtcttccaggaagaaatgtggtcggaaaaaaatcctgaatgatcgtgatcggcaattacttaaacgtttggtcaaatcaaatcgaagaaaaacaacagcagaactcaggagtatgtttaattgtgaacgcaaaagcatttccacacgcacaatgcgaagggaactcaaggggttgggattgaacagctgtgtagccgtaagaaaacctctaatcagtaaggctaaccagaaaaaaaggcttcagtttgctagggagcataaagattggactctggaggaatggaagagggtcatgtggtctgataagtccagatttaccctgttccagagtgatgggcgcatcagggtaagaagagaggcaggtgaagtgatgcacccatcatgcctagtgcctactgtacaagcctgtgggggcagtgctatgatctggggttgctgcagttggtcaggtctaggttcagcaacattgtgtgtcCAAAGTGTGATGTTCACATTgtactgttttctgtttgagccAATCCTAGTCACGCCCCTCATTTCCATTATTCCTCGCACCTGTGTTGCTTCCTGATAGTCTCCCTTCTTAAACCTCTCTCAGTCGCAACCACGCTGCCAGATTATCGAACGCTTTCAGCAAGTAGTTTTCCAGCACTTTTACCTCGCCCTCATAGCCACGGCCACGCTTTGTTCCTCGGACCTGCCCCTTTTGCCTTGCCCTTGTCGGACTGTTACTATCGCCCTTCTGGATCTCGACCCACGCCTGTTTTAGTTACACCGCTCTCGCCCACTCCCACGGATTCTGCCCTTAGCCCCGATCGTGCATGACCTCGGCCCGTCTGACTAAGGATTCAGATCTGGATTTGGTTCTTCTGCTGCCTAACTAGTTTGTACGCTGCCCTGCATCAGCGCTTCTCTCCCCAGGCACTTCCTGCCGAGCTCTGCGTCAGTGCAGCATCTGCGCTCCTCCTGGTTCCTCAGCCGATCACTTCAGTTACTGATCGCCAAGCCAGGTTAGTGTTCCCTTCACACACACGCAGTAACAGATCCTTTTGTTGCTATTTGTCCAGTCACCGATCTCTCCTCTCCGCCCCCCTTCGCAGTGCTGCAGCGGACGATCCTGCGTGCCCGGTTTAAGCTGccttttaataaatatcagaGTTTTCTGCTCACTCCTGTGTCGTGGCTGATTTTCTGGGTCCCTCTAGTGAACCATTAcacaaagaatgaggtcagctgactacctgaatatactgaatgaccaggttattccatcaatggattttgtcttcccaaatggaacgggcatattccaagatgacaatgccaggattcatggggctcacattgtgaaagagtggttcagggagcatgagacatctttttcacacatggattggccaccacagagtccagaccttaaccctagttaaatccaggtggcgactttttttttggccaggcagtgtatacaATAGTTTACCGTTTCAGTGATCTTACCTGTTGAGAAATTGACAGGTAAGCTGTATGtttgtaggaaaaaaaataggtaAATGTTCTCAAATGTTCCCTTCAGGCTAACTCAATCAACAGCTAAAtgacaacataaaaaatttaCCTTATAATTAAAAATGGAACGGGACAGAGTGAAAAAGGAAGAACAGCATTCTGTGGCATTGAGTATAACGGCTGACATGTGGACATCTGTGAACATGGAGGCTTACTTGGCTCTTACTAGTCACTACATTAACGAGAACTTGCAGTTGTGTACATCTGTGTTGGGTGTGCAATACTTCCCACAAAGTCACACTGCTGACAATTTGACCCAAGTCAAAAGGGGCAATGTGGCATGATGGAGGATTGCGCCATAACATTAAGTAAAGTGTCTCGTGACCGACGCAGTGCCAAACATGATTACATCCACTAGAGAGCTCCAAATTCAGCACTCAATTTGCATAGCACATAGTTTCAATTTATTAGTTAGAAAATAATGTGATCAGATCCCCACACTTACATCCCTCAGACACAAAACCAGGCACATTGTCACATACTTCATATCAAGCACTACAGCCAAGGAGAAGGTTGCTCAAGTGCAGCAACAGATGAGACAACCAGCCCTGAAACTTATCAGTGAGGTGCAACATGCTGGAACAGCACATATGAAACGCTGTCAATGTATCTCTGGCTTctctaaaaacagatttgactCCACTTACAGCTGATGAGTATACCATCATAGGAGAAACACTTGCTTGCTCCTTTCCATCAAGCAACAGTGGAGTTGTCTGAAGAGAGGCGAGTGTCAGGGTCAAAGCTCATCCCGATGTTGAAAATGCTCCATCTTGCACGAGAGCATAATGTTGCAACCTTTGGCCGCCATACACCTACATGAACACCTGAAGAGTTGAGTCACAGACACTGCTTCCAATCTGGAGTCATTAAGTGTGTTGACCATAGCAACACTTCTTGAACCCCGATTTAAATCACTCGGGTTCTGCAGTTCCTCCAAGTGCATCATTGAGGCCATCAACAGACCACGGTCAGAACGTGAATCTGTAATCAAATTCACAAATGAACCTCAGCCGGGAACCTCTTCACAACAACTGTCTGCATCCACTTTATTCATGTTATTCAgcattatttgttgtttgaaaaCCATCTACTAAAATGTCCattccttgtttttttaaataacctttGGCAACATCTTGTCATGGAAGTGGGCAGGCAGACCTAAAGTGCCACAGCTGATGCCATCCAGGAGGTGCAGAGAGGGCAATATTACTGGGTACCAGGATCCTCTGAGATACTGGGACAACCAAAAGACAATCTATCTAAACCTCTTCCACCCAGAGGTTGCGCTATACTTTTTTGTTGTCCATCATTTTGACTgacagcataaaaaaacaaagtcttccagctccatttctTAAAACCACAGGGTGACTTAAGTTCAAATCTTCAGTGTCAGAGCCACCTGTGCTTTAGTTGTGCAGCACATTAACCTTGTTACAGtctaattaacttctgcacctttatttcCTCGAGATTAACCGCATGCGCCTCTGTTTATCCTATAAATAGATTCACACAacattgcattttctttcatttttctctgttctgtatgTACTGGAGACTGGAATTAAACGCGCCAATTCAACCAAAGTTTGGAATGCGCTTCTGAACCAGTCGCGTTCCAACGTGTCCAATCCATCACTCTTTAACACGCTGTCAGCTCCCTGTCAGCAAGATGCATTTAATTCAGTGACCATGAGATAATATTCAGAAAGGATGtttattatatacattttttatgaagtttATAATGTCTGTACATGTGCACCAGTCAAGGGTGTGAATTATAACCTGTGAAAATAGGGAAAATATTCCTTTAACATGATCTCTGCTTCCACCTTTCCTTACAATTTCTTTGAACTCTTGCCTCATCTGTGCCGACTGAGCCTGTATTTTCTACAGCTGGAGAAGTTGCATCAAAAAAGGGCAACAGAGGCTTTTGTGTTATGATACATAgtcacattatttattgatttatcaaaaaatatgaaatatattttaaacttaaaggAAGATATGAAACTATTGTATATAAAATACGActtaaattatattatatattatattattgtatatAATAGGTCGTCAAATCATCATTTGACAGTTTCAACTAGGTGACCTGTAGGGATTTTTAAGGTGCAGCGAGTGTCAGTATTCAGTGATACAGTATCAATACAGTTGGGCAATGTGTCAAAACGCTGCATAACGCCTCGTTAACCAATCACTACTAAAACCTCTGGTggaaaaagcaagaaaacacaataataataataaaaaaataaaattttctgcCTCTTGAAATTAAAATACTCTTCTTGGAAAGGCAGAATTTTTATCAGACTCAGCATAACATTGAAGGTAAACactcaaaaatacacaaaatacacTCGCCTTCTGGGCCGCTGCACAGACCACAGCAGAATGTGTTTAGTCagaaatttgtttctgtttagccAGAAATCGTCTGGATTCTTCTTTTTAATGCATCGTCCCCTAACAAACTCCTCCTCCTGTCTATTGCCGTCATCCAatgtgaggaagaggaaaaaggaaGCGAAGATTGTTTTTTACCAAGAGAAATTGACAAATAAGCTAAATGACAACATAAAAAAGTTACCTTAAAATGCAAAAggataatttttatttttacaaattaaatcttAATCTGAGATTTAATTTTCCACATTAAATCTTAACCTTAAGTGAATCCTTAGTTTAAGTGAAACTTAAGGTTAAGTTTGCCACAAACTTAACCTTAAGTTTGGTTAAGTTTTGGTTAAGTGTCTATGAAAAACACagtatttcatatatatatatatactgtatatatttactgtatatacagtacagaccaaaagtttggacacactttttcattgaattcaatgagaattcaacagtatatatatatatatatatatatatatatatatatatatatatatatatatatatatatatatactgtatatacagtacagaccaaacgtttggacacactttctcattgaattcaatgagaaagtatgtccaaacgtttggtctgtactgtatatatatttcttgTGTATATCATATCTTACTATACAAACAGATATGTATGGGACGTGTATTGTCCTGTATCCTGTGAGCCTTCTTTACTTAAGCTACTTCATCTCAACAAAGCTGACCTAATATCAGTGATTTCAAGCTGAGTagagaaatactttttaatttattcaatggtaaaccaataaaatattacaataaacaaCAACTCTGTTTACaaattaattgttaaatgtGTGAATTAAATCATGGAAGAGTAGAATGTCCAAATTTcctaaatatacattttacaagaAGTTATCACTGGATAAATGtacaaaagttatttataaaatgtacatatCAGTATGAACATAAACATATTGATCTCATACAAGTTTTTCCAACCACTTGCAAACACTTCAAATCAAAAGTGTTTTCTGACCGTTGTACTTTCATAGTGTTAGCTGATATATCACAACTACAGTGAAAGAAACCAGATGGGCAAAAGTTAAAGACTAATAAAGAATGTTAAAGTGAAGAGACATCCAGATTTCTAGACAGTTATTATTCTTAATGTCTAAACTTTgatctcttcctcctcctcagatAAACCATGTGCTGTTTTTTGGCTCGTCCTCGTTCCTCTGGTGAAGGATCCTCCACCGTAATGTCTGGCGAGGACATCCGCCGCCCTCTGGAACCTCTCTGCCTCGATGGCCGATTCCTCCTTGTGagaagaacaggaagtgacatcaggCGTCCTCACAGACCCCCGGTCCTCCTTACGCTCCTTCCAGGTAGAGATAACTCTCCCGTTCACTTTGGAGCTAAAAGACACGCTGCACTGGGACGGGTTGGGGGAACTCGCTGTCGGGGTCTGAACCGGTGTCTCTGTCAGAGAGCTGGTGTCAGCTttatcctcttcctcctctttctcgcctGCTGCTTGGCTGTGATTGGATACCTGCAGAGAGCTGGGGTTGTCAATCAAAGCCAACACCTCAGTCATTAGAGAAGGTCCGAGGTCGACGGTGAAGGAGGCCAGAGAGTCAGAGCGAGTCAACGCGTTGTCTGCTGGAGACGTTCTCCACACGTCGCCATCTTGAATCTGTCTGTCAAGTCGAGAGACTCGAGGCAGAGTCAGGAATCCAGACTGGAGACctggaaagagaaaatgaaagcaaatgcCGGTTTAAGCTTGTATTTAAATTAAGGGATTTCTTTTTCAATACAAACTTAGTTTAAAGAAAACGTGTTATATAGTGGTAGGTTAGTTTAAATCATATTTCTCTGACCGGTTCCAGTTTGTCCGTGCTGTGGTAAATCTAGTTCATGCAACATGAGTTAATTATTGAGAACTACAGGGTTTAGTGCTTGGGTAAATTTACCTTCACACCTGTCTTTTTAcataagacataaaaaatgttcacGTTTTTGGACCTGAGACAACTTAGAATGAGACAAGTTAGGCAGTCACATACAATGGATGCATTAATTTAAGACAAATAACTTGATGTCACAGTGGGGCGACATGAATAAACACAGCAGTTGGCATCTTTAACAAAACTTAAATTATAGGTGCTGAGATAGATAGAAGACAATGTGTGTGTTGCCCTTTAACCTATTGATATTGATACCTTGGTATTTGTCTTCAGTCAGCACATACTGATTCAATCccataataataaaagtttcaaGATAACCTTTTATTACTTAGTCATGATTATTCTTCCCACAAGGGTTGTAGAAAGCTTCTAGACCTGATTATCTTATTTCCTTATGATCCAAATACCAATAATTACCCATCAGGCGTCAGGACAAGCTTATCAGTCTAACCAAGTTATTTCTAAgttacatgtttattattttttaaatcctgttaaaatatttgggacacctttttttaaagtataacTAAAGATGGAGGTCAACTCAACTCATTCATAAGCCTACCAGAAGATTGgctgaaaactgaaattgaaaattatattacattaatgtatttttattacattagtaGTACATATCCTGTtaaatgaaacctttttttaataagGAGGAATTAAACACCACCTCTATTAAGATGTACATTGTTATAGTGTTTAGAGGAACCATTGAGACTAAAGGCTTCATTCCCTCCAGTTCAGTTCATTGTGGGGCTGCAGCTTTAGTAGATTGTCTCCTCTGGCTGGAAGAGTTTCAAGTTTAAGTTTATGCAAACTGGGTGGAGAGCCATATCTGACTTCCTGTTGATGCTGGATAGTAGTGagtttcatgttttgtgttGTGGAGCTCTGATTGGTAGCCTGTACCTATAAACAAGAATATGTAAGGCATCATTATTTGACCCAGAAATTAATAAGTAAATGTGAAAACCGTTAACATTAAGAACAGCACACTCTTTACAGACATTTGCTGTACATTGTGGATGTCATAAAATAGACAAAGAAACTATTTGGGTTTTTGCTCAGCAGTGCAGCTGTCTGACCAGAAGGTGGCGGTATAAACCAAGAGTTTAAGGGTTTCCCACTGTGTCATCCTGACGGGGCTAAACTCGCAGGTTTCAACGTCACAACTGTCTGgtcataaataataaacatttcagataGATATCACACTACTTAAAGAGAGTCGGAAAACAATAACTGTATGAAGGAAATCTCAAATTATCAAATTCACATAAATCTCATCAAATAATGTCACATATGAACAGTTCGAGGTAAATATGGTTGCAAACGAAACCAAgtaattataaaacattaaacaaacacaactatCCCCAAGATCTCTGCCTCTCTCTGTCCGTCCGATTGGGCTAATTCCTGTTGAGTTGGATAAGAAACTGGGAAAGGGGGCGAGGGGATTTCCATTCCCTACACACAGCTGGCTGACAGGCTCTGATTGGAGAGCAGATGCAACAAATGTTGGGTTTGTGCTCATTTTCTCAGgcccacacacaaacatgagAGATGACAGGAAATACCCGGTGAGTTTCTCTCTGCTCAGCGGAACGGTGTTTGTGTTTGTCGGTCTAATCGTGTGCAGGTGTTGCCAAGGTGAACCCAGATGAGTCAAAAGAAGCTGGGATGTTTGCTGGTTGTCTTGGAGGAATGTGGGGGGgaaagatgtaaaacaaaacgGAGGAGGTGGGTTTCGTCTTCTCTGTTTGCGTCTCCTGACTTTTATAGTTCTGTTTGATGAGTTAGATTTGCTTCGTGTTAAATCACTCTTACAATCTCATACGTTCagtactttgaaaaagtattcataccgctttggctttttcacattttctcccaCGACATCTACAGACTATCAGCTACAAACTGACACCAACTcaaaaaacacttatttatGCAGTGGGAGGAAAATACCAGGTATTATATGAATAACAACcttaaaagtgtggcttgcaATTTAGAAAAGTTCAAAACATCATCCCAAGTTTCCACAAAGCATGACTTAATCCATACATTTCCTGCGACTGACTGCTAACTTTTCGAGACATGGCCGTCCACCTTAACTTCCAGGTGGGGGAAGGAGaaaattaatcagagaagcagcaaagaggTCCATGGTAAATGTGAATGCACTGACAGCCACGTAGCAGATAAAGCAAACATGTAGAGGAAGGTGATCTGGtgatatgaaacaaaaatagaacCATGTGAACTACAcgaaaaacactgaaactggaccACTCCCTGAACACACTATACTGATATTGAAATTTGGAAGTGCTGTGGGTCAGCTTTTCATTAGCAGGTCCATGTTGGTTGattggaaatgtaacaaaatgctggaagaaaacctgttggaggctgaaaaagacttgagaccGAGACaaaagttcaccttccagctgcACACCGATCCAAACGAGAGCCATGTGTTAGATTGGCCTAGCCAAAggccagacctaaatccaacgGATAATCGGTGGCAAGACCTGAAAATTTCTACTTAAAGATTATCTTCATCCAACCGGACTGATCTAAGATTCAGTGAAAACTTTcagtggtgtgaatacttttgtaagctAAATGTCTTTTCAGCATCTCTGggtttttcttgtaaatttttatGCACAATGTTTTATCACTTGCTTTCACAAGAAGCATTGCTGCCTTTCAGAGAATCAGTTGTTCATTATTATCTTCACTGTCTTTAATAACTAACACCTGCAGGTTGTAAAACCCGCTGAAAGAAATGTCAAAAGTCCTCCTGAAAGTTGATGCCGACTTAAGACCGTAAAAGGTTTGGCCTGACTTGCTCTGACAGTGTTGATAATCTGACCGATCACGTTCTTTCACTTACCAGTGACGACCCATTTCATTAATCTTGATTTATTTGTTATGAAATAATCCTTGACACTGAGGATCATGCTTCATCGTCTAGTAAAACTATCATGTTTGAGTATGATCTCAACCTTTAGTATCTCTGCTCACTTCTAATGAAGATAATCCCCCTCTGTAAGATCCTTAACACCAATCCCATGCTGGCACGGATTATCTGTCTTATCTCACCATATGTGCAGAAGGAGTCATCCGCCGAGCCCATGGAGTTGGGGAACAGCGCCCTCTGCAGGCATCCGTTCACAGAGTCTATGTTCAGCTGAGGCAAAGAGATGGCGTTTTTAATGATGGGTGAGATGTCCGGAGGCGGGGACGACAGGTCCCGGGAGCCGCCCCGGGGCCGCGGCACAGAGGTCCTCCGCACGTGGCGGAAGGTGCGCGTAAAGAAGCCGGTGGACTTGGAGCTGCTCGCAGAGTCCGGGCTCCCCGGCTCCCGGATGCCGCCGTAGTTGCTGAGGAAGGACGTGTCGCCGAACACGTCGCCGCCGCGGCCCACGTGCATGGTGTGTCGGAAGTCCCCGAGCGGGGGGCTGATCATGTCCACCGAGAGGTCGCTCTTGAAGCGACGCTTCCCCTGAGAGCCAGACACCAGGCCTTTGATTCCTGGCAGCTTCCCCAGACTCATGGTGGAAGAAAAAGTTGTGTAAAATCCCTTTTAAAATGACTGGTTGTGTCTTGAGTTTGAGTTCATGTCAGTcaagtttagaaaatatttggcTCCACTGTAAAACCAGAGAGAAAGAAACCAAATCAGTCAAGGACAGGAAGCATAAATGTTCAGCTGTTCAAATATTAAATCCATTCTTCATACATTCACTGCGCTTCCCGCTGCTTCTCTTTATGATCCGCGCCGTGGGATGGCAACACGGCCACTCTGTCTGCTTATATGCTTTTCTCTCTTCCCTGCACATCTTT
The DNA window shown above is from Xiphophorus couchianus chromosome 16, X_couchianus-1.0, whole genome shotgun sequence and carries:
- the cdc42ep1b gene encoding cdc42 effector protein 1b — its product is MSLGKLPGIKGLVSGSQGKRRFKSDLSVDMISPPLGDFRHTMHVGRGGDVFGDTSFLSNYGGIREPGSPDSASSSKSTGFFTRTFRHVRRTSVPRPRGGSRDLSSPPPDISPIIKNAISLPQLNIDSVNGCLQRALFPNSMGSADDSFCTYGLQSGFLTLPRVSRLDRQIQDGDVWRTSPADNALTRSDSLASFTVDLGPSLMTEVLALIDNPSSLQVSNHSQAAGEKEEEEDKADTSSLTETPVQTPTASSPNPSQCSVSFSSKVNGRVISTWKERKEDRGSVRTPDVTSCSSHKEESAIEAERFQRAADVLARHYGGGSFTRGTRTSQKTAHGLSEEEEEIKV